A section of the Elizabethkingia anophelis R26 genome encodes:
- a CDS encoding FUSC family protein, with protein sequence MNRIAELKKFMTSQYIYYGLRMTFAVVVPCIIMAYYGVLAEYFAFPLGTMLMTNMDQPGPFVRRRNTFIIGIVCFFIVSLAIGLTYQYPVIVAAEIVLFGMFFSLIGIYGTRLSAMGSLTLVVFAILIDGHFGGGKVIQTSVTLTLGGLWAFLLFFILSKIQPYILVKQILGENFIELGNFIRIKSKFYRTKPDFDALFHEMMSSQIKLKEHHEDLREILFTTRTYVNESTTTSRIIMLMFLESIDLFEQILTSQQDYKTMHEKFDDKNILPSIHRYIEIISSELINIGIAVQANQKAFPIANLDKELMKCYQLYYDLRNTEMNHENFQDFMMLRQILMNLSEITKKVKTIYRASGYDEKLAKSLSFGLDFEKFAPKTEKINLKLLKFNLSLKSAHFRHALRITIALLIGYIVSLVTFVQIGHSYWILITILAIQKPAFSITKSRNLLRLGGTLAGATLSFAILYYISNTTVLFIILLVSMVLCYTFLKHKYMTAIFFMTIYVFMSFNFLSPGNFQVIFADRIIDTLIGGAISFLVSYFVFPVWERTQNKSYVIDAINGNKAYFKIVCEMITEKDVNITQDFKETRKDAIIALANLSDNFQRMLSDPKFQQHLRIKRIHQFVNTSHLLTAYIASLSMYAQKNDTFAEVDLKNWRKKIMLEFTKMQLLLNVEGITEDSLKEFEDYQEPSDKIETLLEKRRREIMEREVPFISNPEKISRLTELKSMNELLALINNVTEEQVKVIERFLRNQDSTTMEKKKSSNLFSWAQK encoded by the coding sequence ATGAACCGAATCGCCGAATTGAAAAAATTCATGACCAGCCAGTATATCTATTACGGCCTCAGAATGACCTTTGCAGTAGTAGTTCCCTGCATTATTATGGCCTACTATGGTGTCCTGGCTGAGTACTTTGCTTTCCCGCTTGGCACCATGCTGATGACAAATATGGATCAACCCGGCCCTTTTGTAAGACGCCGGAATACTTTTATTATCGGGATTGTTTGTTTTTTCATCGTATCACTGGCTATTGGCCTTACCTATCAATACCCCGTTATTGTTGCTGCAGAAATTGTCCTGTTTGGAATGTTCTTTTCTCTTATCGGTATTTATGGTACCCGACTTTCAGCAATGGGATCCTTAACGCTTGTGGTATTTGCTATTCTTATCGACGGGCACTTTGGCGGTGGAAAAGTTATTCAGACTTCGGTTACACTTACTTTGGGAGGCTTATGGGCTTTTCTTCTGTTTTTTATATTATCTAAGATTCAGCCCTATATACTGGTAAAACAGATTCTGGGAGAAAACTTTATAGAACTGGGAAATTTTATCCGGATAAAATCTAAATTTTACCGAACAAAACCTGATTTTGATGCACTTTTCCATGAAATGATGTCTTCACAGATTAAACTAAAGGAGCATCATGAAGATCTGCGTGAAATATTGTTTACTACCCGGACATACGTTAACGAATCCACTACTACCAGCCGTATCATCATGCTGATGTTTTTGGAGAGTATAGATCTTTTTGAACAGATACTTACTTCTCAGCAGGATTATAAAACCATGCATGAGAAATTTGACGATAAAAATATTCTCCCTTCTATTCATCGTTATATCGAGATTATTTCATCTGAACTTATCAATATCGGTATAGCCGTACAGGCCAATCAGAAAGCTTTTCCTATTGCCAATCTCGATAAAGAGCTAATGAAATGCTACCAGCTGTATTACGACCTTCGTAATACAGAGATGAATCATGAGAACTTTCAGGACTTTATGATGCTTCGTCAGATTCTGATGAACCTTAGTGAAATTACTAAAAAAGTAAAGACTATTTACCGTGCATCCGGTTACGATGAGAAGCTGGCAAAGAGTTTATCTTTCGGTCTGGATTTTGAAAAATTCGCACCTAAAACTGAAAAGATCAATCTGAAACTGCTGAAATTTAACTTGTCTTTAAAATCAGCTCACTTCAGACACGCCTTGCGTATAACTATTGCGTTGCTCATCGGTTATATTGTTTCGCTAGTTACCTTCGTACAGATTGGCCATTCCTACTGGATTTTAATCACAATACTGGCAATACAAAAACCTGCATTCAGCATTACCAAATCCCGAAACCTGCTCAGACTTGGCGGAACACTGGCAGGTGCTACGCTCAGTTTTGCTATTTTATACTATATCAGTAATACAACTGTACTCTTTATTATCCTTTTGGTTAGTATGGTATTGTGCTATACTTTCCTAAAACATAAATACATGACTGCTATTTTCTTTATGACAATCTATGTATTTATGTCCTTTAATTTCCTATCACCAGGGAACTTTCAGGTAATCTTTGCAGACCGTATTATCGATACACTTATTGGTGGTGCTATCAGCTTTTTGGTTTCTTATTTTGTATTTCCGGTATGGGAAAGAACACAGAATAAATCCTATGTTATAGATGCCATTAATGGTAATAAAGCCTACTTTAAGATTGTCTGTGAAATGATTACTGAGAAAGATGTAAACATTACACAGGATTTCAAAGAGACCAGAAAAGATGCAATCATTGCATTGGCCAATCTCTCCGATAACTTCCAGAGAATGCTGTCTGACCCTAAATTTCAGCAGCATTTAAGAATAAAACGCATCCACCAGTTTGTCAATACCAGCCATCTTCTTACAGCGTACATTGCTTCACTTTCTATGTATGCTCAGAAAAATGATACTTTCGCAGAGGTAGATCTAAAAAACTGGAGAAAGAAGATCATGCTGGAGTTTACCAAAATGCAGCTTTTGCTAAATGTTGAAGGCATTACTGAAGATAGTCTGAAAGAATTTGAGGACTATCAGGAACCTTCCGATAAAATAGAAACTTTGCTGGAAAAACGTCGTCGTGAGATTATGGAAAGAGAAGTTCCTTTTATTTCCAATCCGGAAAAAATCAGCAGATTAACAGAGCTAAAAAGTATGAATGAACTTCTCGCTCTTATCAATAACGTAACGGAAGAACAGGTAAAAGTGATTGAAAGATTCCTGCGGAATCAGGATTCTACAACTATGGAAAAAAAGAAATCATCAAATCTCTTTAGCTGGGCCCAGAAATAA
- a CDS encoding winged helix-turn-helix transcriptional regulator → MTKIKDTSTNFANKKALAEECQEVYAVNIIGGQWTLAICCYLINGKLRFSELKQCLPNITERMLALELKKLIDHKIIQKFVYAEVPARVEYEMTPIGYKLHSIIKELGKWGNEHQELTRSNKFS, encoded by the coding sequence ATGACAAAAATTAAAGACACTTCAACAAATTTTGCCAATAAAAAAGCCTTGGCTGAAGAATGTCAGGAAGTATACGCTGTTAATATTATTGGCGGACAGTGGACACTGGCTATTTGCTGTTACCTGATAAACGGAAAATTACGTTTTAGTGAGCTAAAACAATGCCTCCCGAATATTACAGAAAGAATGCTGGCACTGGAATTGAAAAAGCTGATTGACCATAAAATAATTCAAAAGTTTGTATATGCTGAAGTGCCTGCACGGGTAGAATATGAAATGACTCCTATAGGCTATAAGCTTCATAGTATTATAAAAGAATTAGGTAAATGGGGTAATGAACATCAAGAATTAACAAGAAGCAATAAATTCAGTTGA
- a CDS encoding NAD(P)H-dependent oxidoreductase — MKKEEKTLVILVHPDIEKSVINKRWVEELQKYPDQYNIHNLYKAYPDEKLDIEREQMLIEAFDKIVFQFPFYWFSAPPLLKKWLDDVLVYGWAYGSKSGYKFAEKKVALAISVGIDEEEYSEAGIYSYTLKELTTPFELTFKYIKADYKPLYAYYGIERNASPEWIEKSIPTYIEFLEKM; from the coding sequence ATGAAAAAAGAAGAAAAGACATTAGTCATTCTGGTCCATCCCGATATCGAAAAATCAGTAATTAATAAACGATGGGTAGAAGAGTTGCAAAAATATCCTGACCAATACAATATACATAACCTATACAAAGCATATCCGGATGAGAAGTTAGATATTGAAAGGGAACAGATGCTTATAGAAGCTTTTGATAAAATTGTTTTTCAATTTCCATTTTATTGGTTTAGTGCTCCGCCTTTATTGAAGAAATGGTTAGACGATGTATTGGTATACGGTTGGGCTTATGGCAGTAAAAGCGGGTATAAATTTGCAGAGAAGAAGGTCGCTTTGGCCATCAGTGTCGGAATTGATGAAGAAGAATATTCTGAAGCGGGTATTTACAGTTATACACTAAAGGAACTGACAACACCCTTTGAACTCACTTTTAAATATATTAAAGCCGATTATAAACCATTATATGCATATTATGGAATTGAGCGGAATGCATCACCGGAATGGATTGAAAAAAGCATTCCGACTTATATTGAATTTTTAGAAAAAATGTAG
- a CDS encoding UDP-N-acetylmuramoyl-tripeptide--D-alanyl-D-alanine ligase, with the protein MNTEQLYAIYKTCNKVVIDSRKIEKGDLFFAFSGESFDAATQAEEAINKGAIAVVIENPDFNNPENNIFCFPSTLQTLQDLAKEHRKNLNIPIIGLTGSNGKTTTKELIHAVLVQKYSVQYTQGNLNNHIGVPLTLLSIQPGHEMAVVEMGANHQKEIELLCSIAQPDYGYITNFGKAHLEGFGGFEGVIKGKSELYDYLRANDKTILVNQADAIQEEKTADYSKKITFGADVSDYQFQMFTENNRIGILFNNHKALSQLTGEYNFNNICAAISLGKYFDVEDTDIKAAIETYTPTNMRSQIVEREGKTLVLDTYNANPSSMEVSLKNFSQYKGSKTIIIGDMLELGDESRGEHERILALAENLNFDSIITVGPKFKEVNASGLAFESTALTGDYLKQNPVLTQNILLKGSRGIALEKLIELL; encoded by the coding sequence ATGAATACTGAACAGTTATACGCTATTTACAAAACTTGTAATAAGGTTGTAATAGATTCCAGAAAAATTGAAAAAGGAGATTTGTTTTTTGCTTTTTCGGGTGAAAGTTTTGATGCGGCAACACAAGCTGAGGAGGCTATAAATAAAGGTGCTATAGCTGTTGTAATTGAAAATCCCGATTTTAATAATCCGGAAAATAATATTTTCTGTTTTCCGTCGACACTTCAGACCTTACAGGATCTGGCAAAAGAACACCGTAAAAATCTAAATATTCCAATTATAGGATTAACGGGAAGCAATGGTAAAACAACAACCAAAGAGCTTATTCATGCTGTTTTAGTCCAAAAATACAGTGTACAGTATACGCAGGGAAATCTTAACAATCATATAGGAGTTCCTCTAACGCTTTTATCTATTCAGCCAGGACATGAAATGGCTGTAGTAGAAATGGGAGCTAATCATCAAAAGGAGATTGAACTGCTTTGTAGTATTGCTCAGCCAGATTATGGTTATATCACCAACTTTGGTAAAGCACATTTAGAAGGTTTCGGAGGTTTTGAAGGCGTAATTAAAGGTAAATCGGAGTTGTACGATTACCTAAGAGCCAATGATAAAACTATTCTTGTTAATCAGGCAGATGCCATACAGGAAGAAAAGACAGCTGATTACAGTAAAAAAATAACTTTTGGTGCAGATGTTTCCGATTACCAGTTTCAGATGTTTACAGAAAACAACAGAATTGGTATTTTGTTTAATAACCATAAAGCACTTTCTCAATTAACAGGAGAGTATAATTTCAATAATATCTGCGCAGCAATTTCTTTGGGTAAATATTTCGACGTAGAAGATACCGATATAAAAGCAGCCATAGAAACTTATACACCAACGAATATGCGTTCCCAGATCGTAGAAAGAGAAGGAAAAACATTGGTATTAGATACTTACAATGCTAATCCAAGCAGCATGGAAGTTTCACTCAAAAATTTTAGCCAGTATAAAGGTTCCAAAACTATTATTATAGGAGATATGCTGGAACTTGGTGATGAAAGCAGGGGGGAACACGAAAGGATTCTTGCCCTGGCGGAAAACTTAAATTTTGACAGTATTATCACTGTTGGTCCGAAGTTTAAAGAGGTCAATGCTTCCGGGCTGGCTTTTGAAAGTACAGCTCTTACCGGCGATTATCTGAAACAAAATCCTGTTCTTACTCAGAATATATTGCTTAAAGGCTCCCGCGGGATCGCTTTGGAAAAATTAATTGAGCTTCTGTAA
- a CDS encoding NUDIX hydrolase — protein MYKVFINERKLSFTNAIQQIDKNLEFVDVNTFSIAIDLLENTSAPSVNIYAENVEEVWNTFSASFRNIEAAGGVVLNTKDEVLFIYRMSKWDLPKGKMEKGESRDLTALREVEEECSITDLSLEKFLSSTYHMYTERDGSKILKITHWYKMRHHGNQQPLPQEIEGITKAEWKLQSDIKTEVFPNTFQNIRLILDEALDLE, from the coding sequence ATGTATAAAGTTTTTATCAATGAGCGAAAATTATCCTTCACAAATGCTATTCAGCAAATTGATAAAAATTTAGAATTTGTGGATGTCAATACTTTTAGTATTGCTATCGACCTGTTAGAGAACACTTCAGCTCCGTCTGTTAATATTTATGCTGAAAATGTAGAGGAGGTCTGGAATACTTTTTCTGCCTCATTCAGAAATATCGAAGCTGCCGGTGGTGTTGTACTGAATACAAAAGATGAAGTCCTTTTTATCTACCGCATGTCCAAATGGGATCTTCCAAAAGGGAAAATGGAAAAAGGAGAATCTAGAGATTTAACAGCTTTGAGAGAGGTTGAGGAGGAATGTTCTATTACAGATCTCTCTCTGGAAAAATTCCTAAGTTCTACCTATCATATGTATACAGAAAGAGATGGCAGCAAGATTTTAAAGATCACACACTGGTACAAAATGCGTCACCATGGCAATCAGCAGCCATTACCACAGGAAATTGAAGGTATTACCAAAGCCGAATGGAAGCTACAAAGCGATATCAAAACAGAAGTTTTCCCAAATACTTTTCAGAATATTCGCCTGATATTGGATGAAGCTCTGGATCTGGAATAA
- a CDS encoding anhydro-N-acetylmuramic acid kinase: MKNYHCIGLMSGTSLDGLDICYVQFTKNPQWDFRILKSDTVPYSSGWKEKLRSAVNLSSEGLLALHSEYGFYLAECTQKFIREHKIEKLDVIASHGHTVFHQPQRHFTLQIGDARAIKYITSKTTVYDFRSQDVLMGGNGAPLVPIGDHLLFSKYSACLNLGGFTNISYDEAGKRIAFDISPLNVVLNTLCNKLGQEYDQNGDIARSTAIDEALLQKLNALSFYKQPAPKSLGIEWVNTEIIPLLQDISVETTLATLTRHSAEQVAAILNQKQFKNILVTGGGVYNRFFIESLQALTSTQLIIPNQQTIEFKEALIFAFMGLLRILGENNVLASATGAAKDHSSGIIA, translated from the coding sequence ATGAAGAATTACCACTGCATAGGCCTTATGTCCGGGACCAGCCTGGATGGACTGGATATCTGCTATGTTCAGTTTACTAAAAATCCGCAGTGGGATTTCAGAATACTCAAAAGCGATACAGTACCCTACTCTTCTGGATGGAAAGAAAAGTTGAGATCCGCTGTAAATTTATCATCAGAAGGTCTTCTGGCATTACATTCCGAATATGGTTTTTATTTAGCAGAATGCACGCAAAAATTTATCCGGGAACATAAAATAGAGAAGCTGGATGTAATTGCTTCCCACGGACACACTGTTTTTCATCAACCACAACGACATTTTACCCTTCAAATTGGGGATGCAAGGGCTATAAAATATATCACCAGTAAAACTACGGTATACGATTTCAGGTCTCAGGATGTTCTGATGGGTGGAAATGGCGCTCCATTAGTACCGATTGGTGATCATTTACTATTTTCAAAGTATTCGGCCTGTCTGAATTTAGGTGGATTCACCAATATTTCTTACGATGAAGCAGGTAAGAGAATTGCGTTTGATATTTCTCCGCTTAACGTTGTTTTAAACACTCTGTGTAATAAACTGGGACAGGAATATGATCAGAATGGAGATATCGCCAGAAGCACAGCTATTGATGAAGCTCTTCTCCAAAAGCTCAATGCCTTATCATTTTATAAACAGCCTGCACCAAAATCACTAGGCATAGAATGGGTAAATACTGAAATTATACCATTGCTACAAGACATCTCTGTTGAAACTACTCTGGCTACATTAACCCGTCATTCTGCCGAACAAGTAGCAGCTATATTAAATCAAAAACAATTCAAAAATATTCTGGTGACCGGTGGTGGTGTTTACAATCGTTTCTTTATAGAGTCTTTACAGGCTTTAACATCGACCCAATTAATCATTCCGAATCAGCAGACCATAGAATTCAAAGAAGCGCTGATATTTGCTTTTATGGGGCTTTTAAGGATATTGGGCGAAAACAATGTCCTCGCATCTGCGACAGGAGCAGCAAAGGATCATTCCAGCGGAATCATTGCTTAG
- the lptC gene encoding LPS export ABC transporter periplasmic protein LptC codes for MNILHKIFSKKLAGVFPLAIFFLLVSCEEDQSKAGGKKKTNFPSQVFYNAKIIQRDSGRISMRFNAPLIEKYEYLDTPYVETRKGLYIEFIDQKNPKTPGKLWAKYAKMIEKKDFYLAKGDVKIINPEGQTFKMQSIYWDKKNKKMYTKDTVFITDKEGNILIGSHGMKAKDDFSQYSLYSSFGEANSETMPDMKK; via the coding sequence ATGAACATCTTACATAAGATATTTTCTAAAAAATTAGCCGGAGTATTTCCTTTGGCTATTTTTTTTCTGCTTGTATCTTGTGAGGAAGACCAGAGTAAAGCCGGCGGAAAAAAGAAAACTAATTTTCCTTCGCAGGTCTTTTACAACGCCAAAATCATTCAGCGTGATTCCGGTCGTATTTCTATGAGATTCAATGCACCGCTTATTGAAAAGTATGAATATCTTGATACACCATATGTAGAAACCAGAAAAGGTCTTTACATAGAGTTTATAGACCAGAAGAACCCAAAAACTCCGGGCAAGCTATGGGCGAAATATGCCAAAATGATAGAGAAAAAAGATTTTTATCTTGCAAAAGGCGATGTAAAAATTATCAATCCGGAGGGACAGACTTTCAAAATGCAAAGTATCTACTGGGATAAGAAAAATAAAAAGATGTATACTAAAGATACTGTATTCATTACCGATAAAGAAGGAAACATATTGATTGGTTCCCATGGGATGAAGGCTAAAGACGACTTTAGTCAATACAGCTTATACAGCAGCTTCGGAGAAGCAAACTCCGAAACGATGCCGGATATGAAAAAATAA
- a CDS encoding membrane protein, with amino-acid sequence MNKIFVFALVALGTTLSAQSIGNSPYAVFGLGDVKYNNDLNISAMGGVSAAYISDFTNSFNFGNPAANFNLELTSLRGQVTNENSFYKSDYNNYSKTKHSNYLSNISVAVPLSSKVKFGLGYQPYSSKTYNILTTKDIGTEGNQQANFFKGEGTISTVEAALSYQVIPGLGLGLRTNFYFGKVSDIEEVTFKNAELINGYQTTNKVKSFNFTLGAAYQHKTSTDHKITAGATYQFGNGGTMESTYTNSTYFYTGENRQNVNIIDQNVSKSKNLIPQMFTAGIGYGRDARWFASAQVDYTKGRTINFLGNPFEYKDGYKISAGGWFIPNANDFRSYFSRVIYRYGAFYEKGGLNINGKDINGYGLSLGANFPIKPSINSFSSIDFAVEFGKKGTVQNNLVQQGFINFKIGFNFADRWFIKNLYN; translated from the coding sequence ATGAACAAAATCTTTGTTTTCGCTTTAGTCGCATTAGGAACAACTCTTAGTGCTCAATCTATCGGAAATTCTCCGTATGCAGTATTTGGGCTTGGAGATGTTAAATACAATAATGACCTCAATATATCTGCTATGGGTGGTGTTTCTGCAGCATATATCTCAGATTTCACCAATTCATTTAACTTCGGCAACCCGGCAGCCAACTTCAATTTAGAGCTTACTTCTTTAAGAGGTCAGGTTACTAATGAGAACAGTTTCTATAAATCCGATTATAATAATTATAGTAAGACTAAACATTCTAACTATCTTTCTAATATATCGGTAGCTGTTCCGTTATCTTCCAAAGTTAAATTTGGTTTAGGATATCAGCCATACAGCTCCAAAACTTACAATATCTTAACAACTAAAGATATAGGAACGGAAGGAAACCAACAGGCTAATTTCTTTAAGGGCGAAGGAACAATCAGTACGGTAGAGGCTGCTTTATCTTATCAGGTTATACCTGGTTTAGGTTTAGGTTTAAGAACTAACTTCTATTTCGGCAAAGTATCCGATATCGAAGAAGTTACTTTTAAAAATGCGGAACTTATTAATGGTTATCAGACCACCAATAAAGTAAAAAGTTTCAATTTCACTTTAGGTGCCGCTTATCAGCATAAAACAAGTACAGACCATAAAATTACAGCCGGTGCGACTTATCAGTTCGGAAACGGAGGTACAATGGAATCTACATATACCAATAGTACATACTTCTACACTGGTGAAAACAGACAAAATGTAAATATTATAGACCAGAACGTAAGTAAATCTAAAAACCTGATTCCTCAGATGTTTACAGCTGGTATCGGTTATGGTAGAGATGCGAGATGGTTTGCTTCTGCTCAGGTAGATTACACAAAAGGAAGAACTATTAATTTCCTTGGAAATCCATTCGAATACAAAGATGGTTACAAGATTTCTGCCGGTGGATGGTTTATCCCGAACGCAAATGACTTCAGAAGTTATTTCTCTCGTGTGATTTACAGATATGGAGCATTCTATGAAAAAGGAGGACTTAACATTAATGGTAAAGATATCAATGGCTACGGATTAAGTCTTGGTGCTAACTTCCCAATCAAACCTTCTATTAATTCATTCAGCAGTATAGATTTTGCTGTAGAGTTTGGTAAGAAAGGAACTGTTCAAAATAATCTTGTACAGCAAGGATTTATCAACTTCAAAATTGGATTTAATTTTGCAGACCGTTGGTTCATTAAAAACTTATACAACTAA
- a CDS encoding DNA polymerase III subunit, whose product MHWNEIVGQNAIKKMLQDSVTEGRISHAQLFVGKEGYGGLPLVLAYVKEILARENPSAGPKVENLNHIDLHFSFPSYTEGGKALSKNFLQEWRNMILENPYSSDDDWIMRLDSEKKQMIISVHEVEEIIDKFKLKSFEGGYKVLVMTKIEKMNDQAANKFLKFLEEPPEKTIILLLAESIDFVLPTILSRCQLVNIPKLPPGDLENALTEQFNISADNARALAFQAQGDWNLAMKLMSDNAANDEFEALFIQWVRNAFQAKTKPGVIKDLILWAREISSWSREKQKKFLDYCAEIFRLALLHNYAADDLVYKSLNKNGFKWEGFSRFIHGANIESILEELSEANLHLHRNGNAKIVWTDMGIKLTRYIHRSAN is encoded by the coding sequence ATGCACTGGAATGAAATTGTCGGGCAGAATGCCATAAAGAAAATGCTTCAGGATTCGGTAACAGAAGGCCGTATCAGTCATGCCCAATTATTTGTCGGGAAAGAAGGGTACGGAGGATTACCACTGGTTTTAGCTTATGTTAAAGAGATTCTTGCCAGAGAGAATCCTTCTGCCGGTCCCAAGGTCGAAAACCTTAATCATATCGATCTTCATTTTAGTTTTCCAAGTTATACAGAAGGTGGAAAAGCGCTGAGCAAGAATTTTCTGCAGGAATGGAGAAATATGATTTTGGAAAATCCTTATTCCAGTGATGATGACTGGATCATGCGTTTGGATTCCGAAAAAAAACAAATGATTATTTCAGTTCATGAAGTTGAAGAAATCATAGATAAGTTTAAACTTAAAAGTTTTGAAGGCGGTTATAAAGTCTTAGTCATGACCAAGATTGAAAAAATGAATGATCAGGCAGCCAATAAGTTTCTGAAATTTCTGGAAGAACCACCTGAAAAAACTATTATTCTACTTCTGGCGGAAAGTATAGATTTCGTTCTTCCTACAATATTATCGCGTTGCCAGCTGGTCAATATTCCAAAACTACCTCCCGGTGATCTGGAAAATGCTTTGACAGAGCAGTTTAATATTTCTGCGGATAATGCCAGAGCTCTGGCATTTCAGGCACAGGGCGACTGGAATCTCGCTATGAAATTAATGTCTGATAACGCTGCAAATGACGAATTTGAAGCTCTTTTTATCCAATGGGTTAGAAATGCTTTTCAGGCTAAGACAAAACCAGGTGTTATAAAAGACCTTATCTTATGGGCCCGTGAAATTTCTTCCTGGAGCAGAGAGAAGCAGAAGAAATTCCTGGACTATTGTGCAGAAATATTCCGTTTGGCATTATTACACAATTATGCAGCCGATGACTTGGTATACAAATCATTAAATAAAAATGGTTTTAAATGGGAAGGTTTTTCCCGCTTTATCCATGGAGCCAATATTGAATCTATTCTGGAAGAGTTATCCGAAGCAAATCTTCACCTGCACCGAAACGGAAATGCCAAAATTGTTTGGACAGATATGGGAATCAAACTTACCCGTTATATCCATCGGTCGGCAAATTAA
- a CDS encoding magnesium transporter CorA family protein yields MPIKTLFHNHNCEWIDVEAPTEEDLDFLQNRYEINKLLLQDTVDPNHLPKYEEADNVKFFLTRENTELERINLNSISDVSTKLGIFIIGQTIITVHRLSTSSVIKTKNELDNSKTPDLITVERIALRLAHKVIKTFDAESENLLELLDKIESEIFLKKTSHTNQIKRLYKLKRKTGLNLRILNISSDWVQNFNKLPLEHVEVMDLVDKQKDAIADFEHLNQQVTNLIGMFLAISDQKNNEAMKILSMYSIYFLPITFIAGVYGMNFDVMPELHHKSGYFVTLGVMALVVIITFIYMRRKRM; encoded by the coding sequence ATGCCTATCAAAACTTTATTTCACAATCATAACTGCGAATGGATAGATGTTGAAGCACCTACGGAGGAAGACCTGGACTTCCTGCAAAACAGGTATGAAATTAATAAACTTTTACTACAGGATACTGTAGATCCGAATCACCTTCCAAAATATGAAGAGGCGGATAATGTTAAATTCTTTCTGACAAGGGAGAATACAGAACTTGAACGGATAAATCTAAACTCCATTAGTGATGTAAGCACCAAACTGGGAATATTTATTATAGGCCAGACCATTATTACTGTTCACAGACTTAGTACCAGTAGTGTAATAAAAACTAAAAATGAGCTGGACAACAGTAAAACTCCGGATTTGATTACTGTGGAAAGAATTGCGCTGAGATTGGCACACAAGGTTATTAAAACCTTTGATGCAGAAAGTGAGAATCTCCTGGAACTTCTTGATAAAATCGAATCTGAAATATTTTTGAAGAAAACATCTCACACCAATCAGATTAAGCGCCTGTATAAACTAAAGCGTAAAACAGGATTGAATCTTCGTATTCTGAATATCTCGTCTGACTGGGTTCAGAATTTTAATAAACTTCCGTTGGAACATGTAGAAGTAATGGACCTTGTAGACAAACAGAAAGATGCTATTGCAGACTTTGAGCATCTGAACCAGCAGGTAACCAACCTTATTGGTATGTTCCTCGCAATTAGTGATCAGAAAAACAATGAAGCCATGAAGATATTGTCCATGTACTCTATCTATTTCCTACCCATTACTTTTATTGCCGGAGTATACGGAATGAACTTCGATGTAATGCCGGAACTTCACCATAAAAGTGGCTATTTTGTAACATTGGGTGTTATGGCACTGGTTGTTATTATTACCTTTATTTATATGAGAAGAAAAAGGATGTAA